One stretch of Natronobacterium gregoryi SP2 DNA includes these proteins:
- a CDS encoding HAD family hydrolase, whose product MADYDAICFDLDRTLCESTQDPGRLLESAFDRAGLEQFCTPADLRAALPSLPVTETDREFYESLFREAANRAGVDPETREAAVSTLSTAYLELRDPTAVEFRPGAETALEHAHDRGRVGLITNGGRKTQSRKLRTLGIEHAFDVRVFTEPSAGIYPKPNAEPFEYALGELGVDPANAIHVGDSPHADVAGANAMGIDSALVGVADPSDHQPTYELSSLARLESIV is encoded by the coding sequence ATGGCCGACTACGACGCGATCTGTTTCGACCTCGACCGAACCCTCTGCGAGTCGACGCAGGACCCCGGGAGGTTGCTCGAGTCGGCGTTCGACCGGGCTGGGCTCGAGCAGTTCTGTACGCCTGCGGATCTCCGGGCCGCGCTACCGTCACTGCCGGTCACCGAGACGGATCGCGAGTTCTACGAGTCTCTCTTCAGGGAAGCCGCGAATCGTGCCGGGGTCGATCCTGAGACCCGGGAAGCAGCAGTGTCGACGCTTTCGACTGCCTATCTCGAGCTTCGAGATCCGACTGCCGTCGAGTTTCGTCCCGGTGCCGAGACCGCCCTCGAGCACGCTCACGATCGGGGACGTGTCGGCCTCATCACGAACGGCGGCCGAAAGACTCAAAGTCGAAAGCTCCGGACGCTCGGTATCGAACACGCTTTCGACGTCCGCGTGTTCACGGAGCCAAGCGCAGGTATCTATCCGAAGCCAAACGCCGAACCGTTCGAGTACGCACTCGGAGAACTGGGTGTCGACCCCGCTAACGCGATCCACGTCGGTGACTCGCCTCACGCCGATGTCGCCGGGGCAAACGCGATGGGCATCGACTCTGCACTGGTCGGTGTCGCCGACCCTAGCGACCATCAACCGACGTACGAACTGTCGTCGCTCGCAAGACTCGAGTCGATCGTGTGA
- a CDS encoding DUF7123 family protein gives MSSAMATDLTSKQQQILQYLREKAATKTYFKSRLIAQELGMTPKEVGSNITALQNGNYDVEIEKWGYSSSTTWKVSL, from the coding sequence ATGAGCAGCGCAATGGCCACCGACCTCACGAGCAAGCAACAGCAGATCCTCCAGTACCTCCGGGAGAAGGCTGCTACGAAGACGTACTTCAAATCCCGCCTCATCGCCCAGGAGCTCGGGATGACGCCGAAAGAGGTCGGATCGAATATCACCGCTCTCCAGAACGGTAACTACGACGTCGAAATCGAAAAGTGGGGCTACTCCTCGAGTACCACTTGGAAAGTGAGCCTCTAG
- the yjjX gene encoding inosine/xanthosine triphosphatase — translation MQVAVGTENPVKVEAVERTLERFDPSVEAVAVDSGVAEQPWSVAKTVAGAENRARRALEATDATYGVGLEGGVARFEGVPGLFLIMWCVVTDGDRVERGGGPALRLPDDVVDRLEEGAELGPVMDELLGTDGIAKAEGAAGALTDALTDRRQALGEAVASASGPFLSNHYD, via the coding sequence ATGCAGGTTGCAGTCGGAACTGAGAATCCAGTGAAGGTCGAGGCGGTCGAACGGACTCTCGAGCGGTTCGATCCGTCGGTAGAAGCCGTCGCCGTCGACTCCGGGGTTGCCGAGCAGCCGTGGTCGGTTGCGAAGACAGTAGCGGGCGCTGAAAACCGTGCCCGGCGAGCACTCGAGGCGACCGATGCGACTTACGGCGTCGGCCTCGAGGGTGGTGTTGCCCGATTCGAGGGTGTACCCGGTCTCTTCCTGATCATGTGGTGTGTGGTCACCGACGGCGACCGAGTCGAGCGCGGTGGTGGACCGGCGCTTCGCCTTCCCGACGACGTCGTGGATCGGCTCGAGGAGGGAGCCGAACTGGGGCCGGTAATGGACGAGTTGCTCGGTACCGACGGGATCGCGAAAGCCGAGGGCGCAGCGGGTGCCCTTACCGACGCGTTGACTGACCGCCGGCAGGCACTGGGTGAGGCAGTGGCGTCCGCGTCGGGACCGTTCCTCTCGAATCACTACGACTGA
- a CDS encoding transcription initiation factor IIB, translating into MTSTRSNTRVRRNEHETSEETTESEASDVTCPECTGHLVVDDEHGETVCEDCGLVVEEDSVDRGPEWRAFDAAEKNEKSRVGAPTTNTMHDKGLSTNIDWRNKDAYGNSLGSRQREKMQRLRKWNERFRTRDSKERNLKQALGEIDRMASALGLPNNVRETASVIYRRALDEDLLPGRSIEGVSTSCVYAAARQAGVPRSLDEIADVSRVEKNEIARTYRYVVRELGLEVQPADPESYVPRFASGLELSDEAEHRARALLQNAKEKGVHSGKSPVGLAAAAVYAAALLTNEKTTQAAVSDVADISEVTIRNRYHELLEAEETLGVA; encoded by the coding sequence ATGACTAGCACACGATCGAACACGAGAGTACGGCGTAACGAACACGAAACGAGCGAAGAAACGACCGAAAGCGAAGCGAGCGACGTCACCTGTCCGGAGTGTACTGGACACCTCGTCGTCGACGACGAGCACGGCGAGACGGTCTGTGAAGACTGTGGTCTCGTCGTCGAAGAGGACTCCGTCGACCGCGGTCCCGAGTGGCGTGCGTTCGACGCCGCCGAAAAGAACGAGAAGTCCCGCGTCGGCGCACCGACGACGAACACGATGCACGACAAGGGACTGTCGACCAATATCGACTGGCGCAACAAAGACGCCTACGGGAACTCGCTCGGCTCGCGCCAGCGCGAGAAGATGCAGCGTCTACGCAAGTGGAACGAGCGGTTCCGGACCCGCGACTCCAAGGAACGAAACCTGAAGCAGGCACTCGGCGAGATCGACCGGATGGCCTCTGCACTCGGTCTTCCGAACAACGTCCGCGAGACCGCTTCGGTCATCTACCGGCGTGCACTCGACGAAGACCTCCTCCCCGGTCGCTCGATCGAAGGCGTCTCAACCTCCTGTGTCTACGCTGCTGCCCGCCAGGCCGGCGTTCCCCGATCGCTCGACGAAATCGCCGACGTCTCCCGCGTCGAGAAAAACGAAATCGCCCGTACGTACCGCTACGTCGTCCGCGAACTCGGACTCGAGGTCCAGCCCGCAGATCCGGAGAGCTATGTCCCTCGTTTTGCCTCCGGACTCGAACTCTCGGACGAGGCTGAACATCGCGCTCGCGCACTCCTGCAAAACGCCAAGGAGAAAGGCGTCCACTCCGGCAAATCTCCGGTCGGTCTCGCGGCCGCCGCCGTCTACGCTGCCGCACTGTTAACCAACGAGAAGACCACCCAGGCCGCCGTCTCCGACGTCGCAGACATCTCCGAAGTCACGATTCGTAACCGCTACCACGAACTTCTCGAGGCCGAAGAGACCCTCGGCGTCGCGTAA
- a CDS encoding type I 3-dehydroquinate dehydratase, with amino-acid sequence MDFDSVILAASTADPDDASAACDHADALEFRMDLAPEPLAALEAYDGELPILATNRAKWEGGEATDDGRLEVLVEATRFDAVEAIDVELASLRDGEAGNVVAQARERDVAVVASAHDFEGTPSTLEMSETLTDACDRADVGKLAVTAHDRKDCLAVLSVTHKLTDDGRTVATMAMGDAGSHTRAVAPAYGSKIGYAPVDPAKATAPGQYDLETLARLVEDLT; translated from the coding sequence ATGGACTTTGACTCGGTTATCCTGGCTGCCTCGACTGCCGATCCCGACGACGCGTCCGCCGCTTGCGACCACGCCGACGCCCTCGAGTTCCGGATGGATCTCGCCCCAGAGCCGCTGGCCGCACTCGAGGCCTACGACGGCGAACTACCAATCTTGGCGACGAACCGCGCGAAGTGGGAAGGCGGTGAAGCGACCGACGACGGCCGACTCGAGGTGCTCGTCGAGGCTACCAGGTTCGACGCAGTCGAAGCAATCGACGTCGAACTCGCCTCGCTGCGAGACGGCGAGGCAGGCAACGTCGTTGCACAGGCCCGCGAACGCGACGTCGCAGTCGTTGCCTCGGCACACGACTTCGAGGGAACGCCGTCGACACTCGAGATGAGCGAGACACTGACCGACGCCTGCGACCGCGCAGACGTGGGCAAACTCGCCGTGACAGCTCACGACCGCAAAGACTGCCTCGCCGTGCTCTCGGTCACCCACAAACTCACCGACGACGGACGGACCGTCGCGACGATGGCGATGGGCGACGCTGGATCTCACACCCGCGCCGTCGCACCAGCGTACGGATCGAAAATCGGTTACGCACCCGTCGACCCCGCGAAAGCGACCGCGCCGGGCCAGTACGATCTCGAGACGCTTGCCCGACTGGTCGAGGACCTGACGTAG
- a CDS encoding helix-turn-helix transcriptional regulator produces the protein MDNNLRVKRAEEEITQQELANAVDVSRQTIYAIETSKYDPSLELAFKLARYFDCSIENIFEPNLD, from the coding sequence ATGGATAATAACCTTCGCGTTAAACGTGCGGAAGAAGAAATAACACAACAAGAACTCGCAAATGCGGTTGATGTGAGTCGTCAGACAATCTATGCAATAGAAACATCAAAGTATGACCCTTCTTTGGAGTTAGCGTTCAAACTTGCAAGATACTTTGACTGCTCAATAGAGAATATATTCGAGCCAAATCTCGACTAA
- a CDS encoding transposase: MSVTQPTQSPFDHDRFFTFTVNDETYNGSIHFLTHYAEKPDFVEVLRNSFFRNETYDDARADWHRNTTSFHAWVKSHMLRLAWDCQETLLHHFLKSFPTVCRDFGFPVEHNHDMSGAPSQSRLWEMWNQEFTDVQREFVRSATEEALDFAREQGIPAPDSVFRPEERDITSKRSKQRLVAEKTKEVWQQAKPFVTDTFYLKRADNSVIHENAFWEQHAYMGMRENMYAQSGQHSFYIDSQRDRTPSASNHRYQIGKLTVEETRSMLHETTRMLISRARHNSELVGKLWAAIDITKGNPWTGKVKRDEDNNISEDWILGYKDGEVYYQWATIQIIGYDIPLVLDAVPVKRGMKRADIVDSLLENALDLVDDIELVMMDREFDSAGVKDACDKHGVYYLNGARKHQSERATCTRLCRSEKTVHIEEATVSDGPTRKRMYLPSSASNDFDMENEDGGHETEERTDIREQMRNDLSDLGIELNEDDVQQGFSSLTKEIREDEAGEPTVGSKEDAQEYALFETNHPSVMLDDDDSETERIHMVERMVRRYRHRWGIENGYKQIKTFRVRTTSKRHTYRFFNFVFACVLYNVWRLVDLLVKLAIESENSTYEPCVDANQFLTVAKIFYGLDPPD; encoded by the coding sequence ATGTCGGTAACACAACCTACCCAATCCCCGTTCGACCACGATAGGTTCTTCACATTTACCGTCAACGACGAGACCTATAACGGGAGCATCCACTTCCTTACCCACTACGCCGAGAAACCCGATTTTGTCGAAGTTCTACGAAATTCCTTCTTTCGAAACGAAACCTACGATGACGCCCGCGCTGACTGGCATCGGAACACAACGTCTTTTCATGCGTGGGTGAAATCACACATGCTTCGGCTCGCGTGGGACTGTCAAGAGACACTTCTCCACCACTTCCTCAAGTCCTTCCCTACCGTTTGCCGTGACTTTGGCTTCCCCGTTGAGCATAACCATGACATGAGTGGTGCCCCGAGCCAGTCACGGCTCTGGGAAATGTGGAACCAAGAATTCACTGACGTACAGCGTGAATTCGTGCGGTCGGCTACCGAGGAAGCCCTCGACTTTGCCCGCGAACAAGGTATTCCTGCTCCTGACTCCGTGTTTCGTCCCGAAGAACGCGATATAACCTCGAAACGGAGTAAACAGCGGCTTGTCGCGGAGAAGACCAAGGAAGTCTGGCAACAGGCCAAACCGTTCGTCACGGATACGTTCTACCTGAAACGGGCTGACAACAGCGTGATTCATGAGAACGCGTTCTGGGAACAACATGCGTACATGGGTATGCGCGAGAATATGTATGCCCAGAGTGGTCAGCACTCTTTTTACATCGACTCCCAGCGCGACCGCACGCCGAGCGCGTCGAACCACCGCTATCAGATAGGGAAACTCACTGTCGAGGAAACGCGCTCGATGCTCCATGAAACCACTCGGATGCTAATCTCCCGCGCCCGTCACAACTCCGAACTCGTCGGCAAACTCTGGGCTGCAATCGACATCACAAAGGGAAATCCGTGGACAGGCAAAGTCAAGCGGGACGAGGACAACAATATCTCTGAGGATTGGATTCTCGGCTACAAAGACGGTGAAGTGTACTACCAGTGGGCAACTATCCAGATTATTGGGTACGATATTCCACTCGTTCTGGACGCAGTTCCAGTCAAACGCGGGATGAAGCGAGCCGACATCGTGGATAGTCTGCTGGAAAATGCGCTTGACCTCGTAGACGACATCGAACTTGTGATGATGGACAGAGAGTTCGATAGTGCGGGCGTGAAAGACGCGTGCGACAAGCACGGTGTCTACTACCTTAACGGCGCACGAAAACACCAGTCAGAGAGAGCGACGTGTACACGGCTCTGCCGCTCTGAGAAGACGGTCCACATTGAAGAGGCAACAGTTTCAGATGGTCCGACTCGCAAGCGGATGTACCTCCCGTCAAGCGCGAGCAACGACTTCGATATGGAGAACGAAGATGGAGGTCATGAAACAGAGGAGAGGACAGACATCCGTGAGCAGATGCGCAATGACCTCAGTGACCTCGGTATTGAACTAAATGAAGATGATGTTCAGCAGGGTTTCAGTTCTCTCACGAAAGAGATTCGAGAAGATGAGGCAGGTGAACCGACAGTGGGGAGTAAAGAGGATGCACAGGAATACGCGCTGTTTGAAACGAACCATCCCAGCGTGATGCTGGATGATGACGACAGCGAGACTGAGCGAATCCACATGGTTGAGCGGATGGTTCGTCGCTATCGCCACCGCTGGGGCATTGAGAATGGTTACAAGCAAATCAAGACGTTTCGTGTCCGCACGACGAGTAAACGCCATACGTATCGGTTCTTCAATTTCGTGTTTGCGTGCGTTCTGTACAACGTCTGGCGGCTTGTGGATTTGCTTGTAAAACTCGCTATTGAGAGTGAAAATTCGACATACGAGCCGTGCGTAGACGCCAATCAGTTCCTCACCGTAGCGAAGATATTCTATGGTCTTGACCCGCCCGACTAA